Within the Mauremys reevesii isolate NIE-2019 linkage group 2, ASM1616193v1, whole genome shotgun sequence genome, the region TGAtacctgggttctcctaccccaTGCCTTGGCCGCAGTAGTACCCCTGGCAGAATCCTCCTACCAATCATCTTCCTTCGGTACCTcagtctcctgctccatccacttcCAGGGTGCCTGAGCCCACTCCTGAGCCGGGGAGCTACGCACCATATCCTGACTCGCCTAACCCTAACTCTCCACCAGCCTCAGATGAAGCCAGACTCCCTTCACCGCCACAAACCGTGGACGACTGCAAACAATTCCAAGAACTCTTTAAGAGGGTTGCACTCAGCCAGGATATTCCCTTGGAAGAGGTTCAGGAGAAGCAACACAAACTCCTTAAGATCCTTCAACCGTCTGCGCCCTCAAAAATCGCGCTCCCTATAAATGAAGCACTCATGGAgccagctgacactctctggcaGACCCCAGCTTCTTTGGTACCAACTTGCAAGAAGGCTGAACGTAAATACTACCTCCCTGCAAAGGACGCAGACTTCTTATTTTCTCATCCACCACCGAACTCCCTTGTCATCGATGCAGTTGCACAGAGGAAACAAACAGTCACAATATCGACCCACCCCTCAAGACAAAGACCTTAAACGCCTTGATGTCCTCGGACACAAGGTTTACACATCCTCTACACTACAGTTCAGGATTGCTAATTATTCTGCCCTCCTCGGTAGTTATGATTTCGACAACTACAATAAGCTTTTCGAATTTGCCTCCTACATGACAAAGGACagaagagcagacttcaaatcaatcctgtcTGAGGGGCAACTGATCTCCAGAACAGCCCTACAGGCGTCTCTAGTCATGGCGGACACAGCAGCCCGTACTACcgcaactgctgtggttatgcgcagaaCCTCATGGCTCTCTGCGTCCGGGATTCCTAAATAACTCCAGACTAAAGTGGAGGATCTCCCTTTTGACAAGGACAAACTCTTCTCCCAAAAAACTGATGAACTCCTCCATACCATGAAGGATTCCAGAGCAacactgcgcaccctgggcattcaacCATCTCTCCCCAGGAGACAGcgataccaaccctaccaaagacCACGCACACATCAGTACTATCGCCCTCAATCCAGACCATACGACACAACTAGGAATCGTACTAGACCACCCAAGCGCAGACAAAATCAAAATCAAGCCACCACCTTCCGTCCACAGGgcaataaacaacagttttgaagCTTTGGTCGAGGGTCTGCACGACCACCCTTTGATTCCACCACTTACTTGCCCATTTGGCCACCGCCTCCAGTATTTCCAACGTGCCTGGCAGCGGATCACACAGGACTGCTGGGTCCTCGAAATAGTTCAGACCAGCTACTCCATCCCTTTTATATCCTACCCCCCTACCCtttccccttccccgtccctcttcagggacccctcccaCGAGCAATTACTTCGCACAGAAGTGGCTGACCTTCTGCAACTAGGCGCAGTGGAACCTGTACCTCCGAAACACCAAGggacaggtttctactcccattactttctaacGCAGAAAAAGACCGGAGGATCGAGGCCTATATTAGATCTACGCCGACTGAACAAATTTGTGAGGACACAAAGATTCAAGATGATCACtctgggcacaataatacccgcattggatcaaggggactggttcacagccctcgacctacaagacgcttacttccacatatcaattcatccagctcacagacgcttCCTACGATTCACAATTGGTCACGATCACTTCCAATACAGAATTCTTCTTTTTGGACTCTCCACGGCTCCAAGAGTTTTTTCCAAGACCCTAGCTGTCGTTGTGGCTCACCTCCGCAAACACGGAATCACACTTTTCCCCTATctggacgattgcctcatcaagggcaactccTATGGCGACACACTTCAAGCCACACATCTCGCCATCTCCCGCTTTTGCAGCCTAGGTCTCCAAATAAACACCCAAAAATCCACCCTAGTACCCACGCAAcagatagagttcattggagctcatctcgactcaacccagagcagggcctcgctCCCATACAACATATTCCTCGCTATCACACAACTCATACGCACGCTCTCTACTCGTCCCAGGACGCAAGCAAgaatctgcctacagctccttggtcacatggcagctaCCACCTTCGTGGTTCAACACGCCAGGCTCCATATGAGatgcctccagggctggctcaactcCAGTTTCAAACCGAGCAGACATCACTTAGGGATGCTGTTAACTCCTCCTCCCAAGGTTATAACttccctacaatggtggacaagtccagaaaacTTCTGTGCAGGGGTTCCCTTCCAGCAACGGTCCCCATCGCTCATGCTCACGACGGATGCTTCCCTGATAGGTTGGGGAGCGCATCTAGGGGAACACAGAGCACAAGGTCGATGGTCTCCATCAGAGACGCATCTACATATAAATCTcctagagctcagagcagtgaggagagcatgccttcattttcttccccttATAAAGGACAAATACCTGCGAGTtctaacagacaacatagcatgtatgtattacataaacaggcAGGGGGGTGCCAGATCACATTCCCTCTGCATGGAAGCCATTCGACTAaggaattggtgcatacaacatCGAATACAGATCATTGCCTCCTATCTATCAGGCTGCCATAACACTACTGCCGATGCACTCAGCAGGAACTTCTCCACAGAACACGAGTGGGAACTGCACCCTGCAGTACTCCAACACCttttctcccactggggcactccATCAATAGACCTCTTCGCCACGACCCGAAATCGAAAATGCCCCCTGTTTTGCTCCAGGGTGggactcgggactgcatccctaggggATGCATTCCTCATCTCATGGAACAGTTacctcctgtacgccttcccGCCTATCCCTCTACTACACAGGGTTATTCGGAAGATCGCGGACAACAAGGCccaggtcatccttattgccccggcttggccaAGGCAGACGTGGTACCCTTACCTTCTCCGCATGTCCTCCCATCACccatgggctctccccaacaggccagactTCCTTTACCAGAACAATGGGCGGGTCCTTCATCCCCAACTCCAGAAGCTCCACCTCACGgtctggttccttcatggttccaaacccatgaactagcctgttccgaGCAAGTCCTACATGTCCTCTTGCACAGTAGGAGAGACTCCACCCATAAAACCTACCTTCagaagtggaagcgcttcgctcTTTGGTGCTCACATAAACATTTAGCACCCAACAATGTGACCCTTCCTAACATTCTAGATTACCTCCTCGAACTGAAACAGGACGGACTTTCGCttagctccatcaaagtgcacctggcggcgcttaccaccttccatAAACTATTGGATGGGTACTCACTCTTTACACACCCCACCATTAAATGCTTTCTCTCTGGCCTGCAgaatctctaccctgaaattcactcaacagtggctacatggaatcttaacctcgttcttcatgctctcatgaaacctccatttgagcccttggctacctcctctgatctccatatgtccatgaaggtggctttcctagttgccataacatcggcaaggagagttGGAGAAATAAGTGCCTTGATGGCCCACCCTCCATACACAATTTTCTCCAAAgataaagtcactttgagaccacatcctaaatttcttcctaaggtggtatcaaccttccacctcaaccaacctatatatttACCTACTTTCTACCCCAAACCTCACAAAACGCCACAGGACACAACCCTGAATCTCAACGTCAGGCaagcaattgccttttatttagacaggactaaaccttTTCGCAAGTCTCCATGACTCTTTGTTTCAATTGCCGAAAGATCAAAAGGCACAGCTATATCTAAACAACGTCTATctaagtggatctctgactgcatcagatcctgttaccatGCGAAGAATCTTCAACTGCCCGAAGGCATgagaactcattccactagagccatgtcggcatctgttgccttcctacacaacgttcccattcccgatatctgcaaagcagctacatggtcatctgaactcacgtttgcaaaacactatgctctcACGCAAGACACCAtggcagacacaatagtaggtcatacagtactatcttcagcACTTCCTGCcgcatctccaaagtcccaccaaccatagtgggtactgctacacattcacctggagtggagcacccacagggacagcactcgaagaagaagagaaggttactcaccttgcagtaactgaggttctttgagatgtgtgtccctgtgggtgctccactccctgccctcctcccctctactttggagtactgagatactctccacggtagagaaggaactgaggggaaatggcttgcccaaggtcccataaCTCAATAGGAAAACTGCCCAtgaaagccaggagtcctgactcccaatcccctgcctcagcagctccagcaggtCACACTCCCTCTCGGCGCCAGAGAGACTGGGAATAGTGTCCTGCTTGCAATTGCCATCTCTGGAAAGGAATGTTCCTCTAGTGATCAGTGCAGGGTCCTGGACACTGGACACAGGCCTCCTCAGCTCCATCCCTGCCTCTATCACTGTCACTGGCCAGGCCACAGTTTTCTGTCAGTGGGGTTGGAGTCTCTCCCCTATAGGCCTTGGCTTGTCAGGCTTCAGGAATGTGTGTGAGGTGCCAGGAGACCTTGAGATGGGAGGCGTCCTGCCCACGGTATGTCAGTGATCTGGACCCCGGCTGCTTGCCTGAGTTTATCCATCCTTTAGCAGGGTATTGTGCAGCTccctttcctgcccccacccccctttgtgtTGGAGAGCTAGGAagagggccagggccagaccAACGCTGAGCATAAGAACTCATTCTTATGGCCCAGCACTGCGCCATCTAGAGCTAGTGAGTGGCATGGAGCATTTCCTCAGAGGCTTCCCTGTTCtgcttggggaggggcagaaatggGGGCGGGGGATCTCCTCCAAGTGAGACTAGACTTATTAACACAGCCCCATGCAGCCCTTCACTCTGGGCCTAGGCAGCGTGTTACTTGCAGGGTGTTCTCCAGAGCCACCTCCAGCATGGTGGAAATAGCCCAgcaatagggctcccagcccttcccttgtaggagactgttccccaggctgagagtctctggGGGGTCAAACCCTGCCAtctgctgaacacccacaaccccaatcagtgggaactgagggggACTCATGCCTCATATGATTGGGACCTTGTGAAGTTTAGCTGGGGACCAATTCCCAGGGGAAGCTCAGAGGCCTTCCCAGGTTCTGTTCTTTCTCTAGCCTGGGAGGGCCTGTTATCTGCGGGGAGGACGGAGCTGCTTGTCCAGACTGAAAACGCCACTGTTCTGAAAAGATGAGACTCCGCCGGTGTCACAGTGCCtaagaggggaggggaagcattgggggcagcctgtgctgtgagctgctgccagtATGTGTAGATTGCAGTCCCTGTGCCCCATGGTGGGGAATGCAGCGAGGGGGTGCTGCCCCAGCAGAAGGGAGGTGGgtccccactcagttccaggatggagaagCTCAGTCAGATGCTGGGAAAGAAGGCTGTGGCGGTGTGTCCAGAGCCAGTGGAAAGCAGCAGCTGCCTTCCCCAGGAGGAGATCTGCCCCTCTGTCCCCACTGGTGAGGAAGCAGCTTGTGGCCAGGCCAAGTGGTGCAAGTACCTGCCATTCTGGAGGAGGAAGACATCTTCTGGGCCAACATGGAGGTGGCCCAGGGTGCAACTGTGCAGGATGGACCCAGGGCAGGGCGGGAGCCAGGCCAGGCAGCTCGGGGGCTTCTTTTCCAGGAAGTAgaggagccagagacacagcacCAGGGCCCAGGAGGAGCCATCCACCTGcctggcttcctgcctgtccAGGGCAGGAGATTGGCCACCGCTGCTCTAGCACCAGCAGCTCTGCCTACTCCCCGGGGGCCAGCAAGACAATCCAAGTCCTGCTCCAGGGTGTGTCACTTTGACCTCCAAAATTTGggctggtgcccctatgcccctGAAGGAAACAGCCCCAAGACCCCACAGGATCAGTGGGGAGAATCCTCAAAGCGCTGAGCCCAAGACCCTCAGATCTGTCCCAACGCCCCCCAGACAGGAGAGGAGCACTGAGTTCCAGTGTCCAAAAGCGGAGGAGAAGGGGTTAAATACTCCATGTCCTCTTCCTGCTGGGGCGGGAAGCAGGTTCTGGGGGTCGCCCCGGCATTGCTGCTGCTCACACGGCTTTCTCCCTGTTCCCCAGCACTTGCAGCCGTGGATCTGTTCTCCCTGGGCCCAGGAGAGGAGCCGAGCTGTGAAAGCCAGCGCCCAGATCTTCATGTTCTATCGCTTCAAAGCCATCACCGAGGTGAgcagcacagaccctgctgccccccacagcactcacggggtggggcgggggtgatACAGACAGAGCTGGGCTTGCCCCAACCCATGCCCTGATTTTCTGTTTGGTGACCCGTTAGGACTGGAAACCCATGGCAGAGGAGGGCTACATGGCTGGGCTGCTGACAAGCCACAGGACTTTGATGTTCAGGAGGCCACCAGATACTGGGCATCTCAGGCTCTCTACTGGCTCTTCACACCTTGCAAAGGTAAGATGGAGCGGAAACAGTCGCCACCTCTCAGCCCTCACAGCCCCGGCCGTTACCTAGCGAGCAGGGCTACAGAGAGAAAGTGGCGCCTTCATCCCATCCCTGACCAGAGGGACACAGAGTAGAAGTGGGTTGTTACCTACTAGGCTGACCTGGCATCTGCCCTTCACCAGGGGCCTGGGcccatctgggacctcccctgatcccaccccagccccaacaCACCTTCTACAGCAGAGTGATAGGTGGGCAGTTGGCCCAGGAGCCAGCTCAGAGCTCACCCTAGCTGGGcgttcccagctgcggctggagTCTGGCTCTTTGGCACCTCTGACCTGGCTCGACAGGAAGGGGGAAGAATCCGGGCCTGAGAGCTCTGCCTGAGCACTGCTGGTTTCTTGTGTAGCCATCGTGCACACCAGGACAGAGGTGGTGGTGACTGTGATGAGCATGACGCAGAAGGATGCCAGTTGCAGAGAAAGCCCTGCCCACGTTGCTATGGTGAGTAAAAGAGACTGTGTctggagagagagacaccccCATGGGAAAGGGGGGGTTTTGTCTCCTTCCCTCGGTGAGGAGCCGGCAGATGGAAATTCCTGGGTATGGGCTCCAATGCCCACTCACATAGCCCTAGGCAAAGGATGCCAGTGCCTCTGTCCCTGTTCCTCAAAGAGCAAACCCTCCTCCCCGGGCTGGGGATCACTGCTCACACTCGGCCTCTGCCTTTCCCGCATGGGAGCTCTAAACCCAGCCCCTGTGGTTCCCATCAGGAgaaggcagcaagggagagaggggGCTCCCGAGTTGGGAGAAGTGAGTCTGGCCACCTCCGCCCATCCCTTGCTGTGACACAGTGCCCCCTGGCAGTGCCCAGGCAGGAGGGTATGAACCCCTTAGGACTGGGCAGTGCCTGAAGGGCCTCGAGGGCAGCCACGAGCAGGCTCAACCTAATGCTTCTGGCCCGTCACCCCTCGCAGGGCATCATCCCCGGTGTGCACCAACTGGGCCCGTCCTCCGTGTTAATTCCTTCCCTGCCGTCCCTCTATCCGTCACAGCCAGGTCAAGGCCATCTGGAGATTCCTAGGTGCAGACCCCACGCTGACCAGGGAGGTACTGCACATCCTGCTGTGTGACAGCCCGGAGAAGGGCCAGGCTAACGCTAGACAGAAccaggacaggagctgcccccagccagcccagctgcCCTCAGTGGTAAGTTCCCAGTGCTGGCATTCAGCCCTCTTTCCCGGCTGCATTCTGCACCCGGCCACGGCCTTCTGACTGTATCTTGTTCCCCTCCAGACCACACGCGGCCTGTGGGAGCTGGTCGGGGCCCTGGGGCAAGCGGACACGCTGGAGGGACTCGAGAACGACCTGTTCGCCTCTTGCTTCCTCGCCATCGCCTGCTCCCCAGCACGGCACCTCTCGGGAGCCCAGCAGGACCTGCCCAGTGACGCCAGTCCCTGTAGGTAACGTGTGGGGTTGATGGATTCCAGCACCCACGCAGTGTCTGTGCCAGCCCCGAGGAGGGGGAAGTCTCCTGCTTGTATTCTTGTTTTCCAGGAACCCCTGACGCCTTCGGGGGACTGAGGGTTCAGATCAGCCAGGCTTCTCGTGCTTAGGAGAGGGCAGAGCTGCCCCCGGATTCTCCTGGAGCCAGAGAGCTCCTCAGAGTGGGCAGCtcatgggggcagggctcagagcagcTGGGTGTTCAGGGGGGCACTGCATGTACTTTTCTCCCCAGGGTCAGTTTCGTGGGTGTGGGGAATTTTCACTTCTTTGGAGGAGAGTGTAGGTCACATCTGCAAacactcccccctgcccccgcagttGGGGAGTGGAGAACCAAAGGCAGAAGTGGAGCAGCTTCTATTCTCACCCTGATCCCTTCAGTGCTGCAGCAAGGGagtcctgcctccccaccccgcccagagAGCAGGCATCCCCGCATCACCatctcctgcccccttctcttcccagcaTGGCCGTGCAGGCCCTGGCGTGGGTGCTGCATCTCAGGGGCAGTCAGCCAGCTGTGGAGCTAATGGACCAGGAGCGAGGCTGGCAGCTGCTAGAGGCCCAGCCCGAGGGGTTCGCTCTCCTTAGCAGGTGAGGACAGAAGCGGGAGGAGTCACATTCTCGCTCTGGAGCtcagtggggcagagatgggagggggtgaCCAGGACCAGGCCGGATTCCGGCATGTGCAGGGTTGTCATGCACACGTCAACACGAGCTCTTGTTCTCTCCCAGGGCCATGGTGATCCACCCAAAGCAGGCCCTGAGGAGCATCCCGTGGTTCCTCCTTCtcagcctccagcccagccaggagggCGAACGCATGGCCTGCACTGTCCTGTTGGCAGAGGTGAGCCTGGAGGACCCGGTGGAGGGTTAAGCAGGCCCAGAAGCTGATGGAACAGGAGGCCAATAGCTGGTCAGCCAATGAGAGATGGTCCCGGTGGTGTATTGCTTGTAAATTAGTCCCTCTGCTGGGGGGTCTgtggtggggtttgggagcaccCCACTGCACCCGAGGGAGCGCTCTGccctgcttgtgtcacttgtgttaaGCTCAGCTGAAGCCAGCCTCTCGTGAACAGCAGTCAGTACGGATCTAAGTCACCCCCTGGCCCCTGATCAtactcccttccccttcctcctgccaGGCTAGGACCCACTGGCCTCGCCCAGCCCTCTCTGACAGCTCCTTTCGGTCCCTTTAGTTCCTTGGCAGTCCCCTGCTGATGGAGAAGGAGCCCGAGGCCATGCGGAAGCAGCTTTGAAGGCCATGCTGCAGCAGACAGAGGACAGCAACATCCACATTCGAGGCAGAGCGCTGCACGGCCTCAGGAACGCAGTGACCGAGTTCTCGGACAAGGTGGGTCTGGAATGGCAGGATACTAGGCAGAGAGGGCTGGGTGGGAAGCTCCTGGTTCCCCTTCTCCGCCGCCCATGGCTCCTGTGGAGCAGACTGGGCTGTAGGCTGACTTGCCCGGACTGGGGTTCCACTCAGGCTGACAGAGCGTTGCTCACCGAGCAGCGTCCAACCCCTTCTCTGCAGGTCAGGAAGAAACGAGACCAGATCCTAGGGTGCTTTGTCTGTGCCGTGTGCAAATGCTGCGACCCCCGCGCCGTTCTGGATGCCATGGAAGGGCTCTGCTGGATGCTGCGGGTCCCCAAGGCGTCTCTGAAGGCGCACGTCGCTGTCCCGCTGGCCCTGCAGGCGAGAATGTTCTTTGAGGATGTAAGTGCCAAGCAGGGCAGGCCCCATGGCGATATAGGGCCCCCCACAGGGGGAGATGCTCAGGACCTGCCCTCCCGCAGAGGGGGCTCAGTGTCCAATGCAGGCATGTTCCTGACCTTGTGGGGCAGCTCAGCTCCTCTGCCCggggaggcagggatagaatcatTCTTGGGCCGTGGGCCCACAATTGTTCgacagccctggggcccagcaggaaggaggggagtttgcagacaattgtcctgtcATTTGAATTAGCTGACACCTCTCCAGGCTGATTCCCAAAGCATGTGAGGACCTGAGCCTGTCCCCCCTAACCACCCTGCCCCCCCTGTCTGCAGGAGAACAGCGGCCTGAGGCGGGCCTCCATGGAGCTCTTTGGCCACCTCAGCAAATTTGTTTGCAAGAAGTCATCCCTCCTTAGGGCTGAGGTGGAGGAGAGCATGGGGACGCTTCTCATCCACCTACAGGATGGGGATCCCCAGGTGGCCCAGGTGAGTGCAGCTGAGGGCTCATAtgggcagaggtgctgggggcaTTATAACAACATGGCATGGGTGGTGCAAACTCCGTCCTCCAATCCCCAGATCTTCTCAGTGCTGACCTGTGGCACCCAGGACAGGGACCCCCCACTAGTCtagctcttccccaccccacacagagctctgccagcCCTCAGAGTGTAGCTGTGGGGTAGATTTGTGgggttcccttctcctcctccattcccGACAGGCACCTCCAGCCTCCCCGCCCAGCCAGACTCTCCGCGGCCTTGGCTCCATTTTACAGCCTGCCCTGTTTAGTGGCCAGGCCCAGGTCTGTCTGTGGCCCCTAGCAAGTGACCTGACCCAAGCAGGGCCTCAGGGTAGGGCAAGTCGCTGGGGCCGGCTGGCTCTCCattgctgctgccctgccctcacttGTGTGCTAGCTCCTGTCTGGGAATGACCAGCCTTCTGCAGCAATCCCCTCCCCTGCTCACCCATGTAGCAGCCCCCAATAGTGCCCGGGATTGAGGGGAGACCAAGTACGTTGGTCACCGGGCGTTGCTGTTAACGGTCCGTTAGGGACCCACAGGGAatggccccttccctgctccaggactgtccctccctggccccagcactcAGGCCTGGCTCCTCTCAACCCAGCCAAgctggagatgggggctgtgggggcctgGGGAACAACCGTCAGGCCAGAGGAGGGTCTGCAAAGAGGTGGCTCCTTGCTGCTCCGGCACAGTGGAGTCTCCCCAAGCCGCGCAGAGTCTGTGAGTTGGCGCTCAGGGAAACTCACCAGCTCCTTTCTTGCCCTCTCCGGCAGGCGTGCAGGGTGGCATTGCTGCGCTGCGAACCCTTCCTCAGCTACCAGCCCCTGCGCGTGCTCGTGCGGACCCAGCTGGCTGCATCCCCACCTTCCTGAGTGAAGCCTGCAGGACCCTGGTGAGTGTGCTCTGGGGCGTGGGCCCtgcaggacagggggctgggaggaccTAGGCACAGGGGggtttccctgctccagggagccCCCTCACTGACTCAGCCGCTTCCCCTGCCCTTGAGGATGGCTCCCCTACAAGTCAGctctgtcccatgggaggagtcAAGGGGGAGAGGGCTCTGACAGCCAGGGGTTCCTCACCTCCATAGCAGGCAGCTCCCCTCACCCTGGGGAGGATGTGTGGCTTGGGACTAACTGGGTTCCTggcttccctgctccagggctgcccgGAGAGGCTGAGCAAGAAGGCTGCCCTGAGAGCAGCCGCTGCCCAGCAGCTGATAGGTAAGAAAAGGGCTGGAGCTCTACTTCCTattatccctccctgccccatgagtCCAGGGCCCAGTGCCACATGCACACTCCAAGCCCGGGGCCGGCGGGGAGGCCTCCTCTGcccacacacaaacccaaccAACTTCCCACCTCCTTGGGACAAAGGGGGAACCAAGGCTCCTTGCAGCCAGATGCTGGAGGGCTCTGCGGCCAGAGGgtctcctctgtcctgtccctggtcaagcccagctcctgcagcaggagcaggcc harbors:
- the LOC120397285 gene encoding uncharacterized protein LOC120397285, which encodes MSLGGVRQQGEVPAFCQWLSGGTVPPSVSALSSIPSPAFAGASFHQAAEKPPAPHLWARGPLRPHGSHPREHRLQDPVSHVTTLFSEPTPLAAVDLFSLGPGEEPSCESQRPDLHVLSLQSHHRGLETHGRGGLHGWAADKPQDFDVQEATRYWASQALYWLFTPCKAIVHTRTEVVVTVMSMTQKDASCRESPAHVAMPGQGHLEIPRCRPHADQGGTAHPAV